The following coding sequences are from one Lolium rigidum isolate FL_2022 chromosome 6, APGP_CSIRO_Lrig_0.1, whole genome shotgun sequence window:
- the LOC124660973 gene encoding factor of DNA methylation 1-like has protein sequence MYTSDSEAPDGRFHKERASRKSNQSTDSLFLKHTTGVGSAAYRQGRDNVTRQSQLTAMDPQHVQNRDDQFVWPWMGVLVNVPTEWKNGRHVGESGNRLKERLSCFCPQKVIPLWNYRGHTGNAIVEFGKDWIGFNSALAFENHFESEGHGKLDWKMRKHRGSEMFGWIARADDQKSPGPIGEYLQKNGDLKTISDVEDEETRKTDKLVANLAGEIELKRRHVEELKCKYNETTTTLDMMMEQKDQILREYTEEIHRMQQIARAHSQRIIDENQKRRSELESKMQDLDSRSKQLDELAARSVSDRRKLEHEKEKNGVKTNHLKMATLEQQRADENVLKLVEKHKLEKQAALDKIIKLEQQLDAKQKLELEIKQLQGKLEVMKHMPGEEESESKKKIDELSEELQDKYDEMDGMESLHRTLLIKEQKSNEELQDARKKLIYGLQNITTGRANIGIKRMGELNLKSFVVALKSKFSIEDAEVTAAILCSKWQAEIENLEWHPFRVVMVDGKKTELLSEDDEKLHALKEEYGEEVHALVTKALLELNEYNPSGRCAVPELWNYKEGRKATLKEVFQYVLRQWRAHKKR, from the exons ATGTACACCAGCGACAGCGAGGCCCCTGATGG TAGGTTTCACAAGGAAAGAGCTTCTAGGAAAAGCAATCAGAGTACGGATAGCCTATTTCTGAAGCATACAACTGGAGTAGGTTCCGCAGCTTATCGGCAGGGGAGAGACAACGTGACCCGCCAGTCCCAGCTTACGGCTATGGATCCTCAGCATGTTCAGAATAGAGATGACCAGTTCGTCTGGCCCTGGATGGGTGTTCTGGTCAATGTACCTACTGAATGGAAAAATGGGCGCCATGTTGGAGAGAGTGGGAACCGGTTGAAGGAGAGGCTCTCGTGCTTTTGCCCTCAGAAGGTTATTCCTTTGTGGAATTATAGAGGCCACACAGGGAATGCTATTGTTGAATTTGGAAAAGACTGGATTGGCTTCAATAGCGCGCTTGCCTTTGAAAATCACTTTGAGTCAGAAGGACATGGCAAGCTGGATTGGAAGATGCGCAAGCATCGAGGATCAGAGATGTTTGGTTGGATTGCAAGAGCTGATGATCAGAAATCTCCAGGGCCAATTGGAGAATATCTTCAAAAAAATGGTGACTTGAAAACTATCTCTGATGTTGAGGATGAAGAAACACGCAAAACCGACAAACTGGTAGCTAATCTAGCTGGCGAGATTGAGCTAAAGAGAAGGCATGTGGAAGAACTTAAATGCAAGTACAATGAGACGACCACCACACTTGACATGATgatggagcaaaaggatcagatcCTCCGTGAATACACTGAAG AAATACACAGGATGCAGCAAATTGCTCGTGCCCATTCACAGAGGATAATTGATGAGAATCAAAAGCGACGTTCAGAACTGGAATCCAAGATGCAGGACCTTGACTCAAGATCCAAGCAGCTCGACGAGTTAGCTGCTCGTAGTGTCTCTGATAGAAGGAAACTTGAGCACGAGAAGGAAAAG AACGGTGTTAAAACAAATCACCTGAAGATGGCAACACTGGAGCAACAGAGGGCTGATGAAAATGTGCTCAAGCTTGTGGAAAAACACAAG TTGGAGAAACAAGCCGCTCTAGATAAGATTATCAAGTTGGAGCAGCAACTGGATGCCAAGCAGAAGCTCGAGTTAGAAATAAAACAGCTTCAGGGTAAATTGGAAGTAATGAAGCATATGCCAGGTGAGGAAGAATCTGAATCAAAGAAGAAAATAGATGAGCTCAGTGAGGAGTTACAAGACAAGTATGATGAAATGGATGGAATGGAATCGCTCCACCGTACTCTGCTTATCAAGGAACAGAAGAGCAACGAGGAGCTGCAAGATGCTCGGAAGAAGCTGATATAT GGTTTGCAGAATATTACAACTGGCCGAGCAAATATTGGCATTAAAAGGATGGGCGAGCTTAATCTGAAATCATTTGTAGTCGCTCTCAAGAGTAAATTTTCAATAGAAGATGCAGAAGTTACTGCTGCGATACTTTGTTCAAAGTGGCAAGCTGAGATTGAAAACCTAGAATGGCACCCTTTTAGGGTTGTTATGGTTGATGGAAAAAAAACG GAACTTCTCTCTGAGGATGATGAGAAGCTTCATGCTCTGAAGGAAGAGTATGGTGAAGAAGTGCATGCTTTGGTAACGAAGGCACTTCTTGAACTTAACGAGTACAACCCGAGTGGCCGCTGTGCTGTACCAGAACTGTGGAATTACAAGGAGGGACGCAAAGCTACACTGAAAGAAGTCTTCCAGTACGTCCTGAGACAGTGGCGGGCGCATAAGAAGCGATGA
- the LOC124658820 gene encoding hydroquinone glucosyltransferase-like has translation MTLPPVHAPHVVLLTSPGAGHVLPVAELATRLATHHGFTATIVTYTSLSSPAHNSPLASLPACVSVAALPEVPLDDLPADAHIVTRVLTVVHRTLPHLGDLLRSLLDSPAGVATFLTDMLCSAALEVAKELGVPRYVFFTSSLTSLVSMLYIPELARTTTCECRYLPEPVVLPGCVPLHGADLVDPVQNRSDPAYPLMVDLGLDYLLADGFIVNTFDAMERETLIAFEELSDKGVYPPVYAVGPFIRSVSDEAGKHSCLRWLDGQPDGSVLYVSFGSGGTLSTEQTAELATGLEASEQKFLWVVHFPGDKDRSAGYFGTSADRGNDPLSYLPEGFVERTSGTGLAVPLWAPQVEILNHPAVGGFVSHCGWNSTLESAAAGVPMVAWPLFAEQRVNAVLVSSERVGLALWARPPIDSDGVIVPRGKVAELARELMAGEKGAAARKKAGQLREGAAMALAPEGPQCRTLMAVISKWKGEDE, from the coding sequence atgacgctgccgccggtgcATGCCCCGCACGTCGTCCTGCTCACGAGCCCCGGCGCGGGCCACGTCCTCCCGGTGGCCGAGCTCGCGACGCGCCTCGCCACGCACCACGGCTTCACCGCCACCATCGTCACCTACACAAGTCTGTCCTCACCCGCCCACAACTCGCCGCTCGCCTCGCTCCCTGCGTGCGTCTCCGTGGCCGCGCTCCCGGAGGTGCCCCTGGACGACCTCCCCGCGGACGCACACATCGTGACCCGCGTCTTGACCGTCGTCCACCGCACCCTGCCGCACCTCGGCGACCTGCTCCGCTCCCTCCTCGACTCCCCCGCGGGGGTCGCCACCTTCCTGACCGACATGCTCTGCTCGGCCGCGCTCGAGGTGGCCAAGGAGCTGGGCGTGCCGCGGTACGTCTTCTTCACCTCGAGCCTCACATCGCTGGTCTCAATGCTCTACATCCCGGAGCTCGCCAGGACCACCACATGCGAGTGCCGGTACCTCCCGGAGCCCGTCGTCCTCCCGGGGTGTGTGCCGCTGCACGGCGCCGACCTCGTCGATCCCGTCCAGAACCGCTCCGACCCCGCGTACCCCCTCATGGTCGATCTGGGGCTCGACTACCTCCTCGCTGACGGCTTCATCGTCAACACCTTCGACGCAATGGAGCGAGAGACGTTGATCGCTTTCGAAGAGCTTTCGGACAAAGGCGTGTACCCTCCGGTCTATGCCGTGGGTCCGTTCATCCGATCGGTCTCCGACGAGGCGGGCAAGCACAGCTGCCTACGGTGGCTGGATGGCCAGCCGGACGGCTCGGTCCTGTACGTGTCCTTCGGCAGCGGCGGCACGCTGTCCACGGAGCAAACGGCCGAGCTGGCGACCGGGCTGGAGGCCAGCGAGCAGAAATTCCTCTGGGTGGTGCACTTCCCCGGCGACAAGGACCGCAGCGCGGGCTACTTCGGGACGTCGGCCGACCGTGGGAATGACCCTCTGAGCTACCTGCCTGAAGGATTCGTGGAGAGGACGAGCGGCACGGGGCTGGCGGTGCCGCTGTGGGCGCCGCAGGTGGAGATCCTGAACCACCCAGCGGTGGGAGGGTTCGTGTCtcactgcgggtggaactccaCGCTCGAgagcgcggcggcgggcgtgccgaTGGTGGCGTGGCCGCTGTTCGCCGAGCAGAGGGTGAACGCGGTGTTGGTGTCGTCGGAGCGGGTAGGGTTGGCGCTGTGGGCGAGGCCGCCGATCGATAGTGACGGGGTAATTGTACCGCGCGGGAAGGTGGCGGAGCTGGCGAGGGAGCTTATGGCGGGGGagaagggcgcggcggcgcggaagAAGGCGGGCCAACTGCGGGAAGGGGCGGCGATGGCGTTGGCACCGGAAGGGCCGCAGTGCCGGACTCTCATGGCAGTAATAAGCAAATGGAAGGGCGAGGATGAATGA